One genomic segment of Chitinophaga sancti includes these proteins:
- a CDS encoding ester cyclase codes for MNVEKNKALISHFDTVCIEQNNTVAMDELVSDQVINHAAEPGTPNGKDSFHHFLHALHTGLSNIKVTKLRQIAENDLVVTHKLISGTHSGNLFGIAATGEPITFEAIEIIRIEDGKYAEHWVQSDFGMALGKLKGH; via the coding sequence ATGAATGTAGAAAAAAACAAGGCCCTCATCTCGCATTTTGACACTGTCTGTATTGAACAAAATAACACCGTTGCGATGGATGAACTCGTATCCGACCAGGTGATTAACCATGCAGCCGAACCGGGCACGCCAAATGGGAAAGACAGCTTTCATCACTTTTTGCATGCATTGCATACGGGGTTATCAAACATTAAAGTGACTAAATTACGGCAGATTGCAGAAAATGACCTGGTAGTTACACATAAGTTGATCAGCGGTACCCATAGCGGGAATTTATTTGGGATCGCAGCAACAGGTGAGCCGATTACCTTTGAAGCAATTGAAATTATCAGGATAGAAGATGGAAAGTATGCAGAGCATTGGGTACAGAGCGATTTTGGGATGGCGTTAGGCAAGTTGAAAGGCCATTGA
- a CDS encoding porin family protein, with product MKKIILAFGLLSISYTTFAQSTLKSAVAKSTDYLVIQAGYVNMNGTGASSLHMGFNRTLNVALMYDIPLSESKFSLGAGLGVGSDHYYFSKEKIDITNTTSPSRTASDNYKHSKMATTYLEIPLELRFHQRKDDLNKGFKVGVGVKTGYLLNAHTRLVNNQTGHNVTEVESSKYWFNTIRFAGTARIGWGNYAIFGTYALNDIFKSNNTYAVKAYTVGISFGGF from the coding sequence AAAGCACACTGAAGAGTGCTGTTGCGAAATCAACAGATTACCTGGTAATCCAGGCTGGTTATGTGAATATGAACGGTACCGGTGCCTCTTCCCTTCATATGGGCTTTAACAGAACCCTCAATGTCGCGCTCATGTATGATATTCCTTTGAGCGAAAGTAAATTCAGTCTCGGTGCCGGTTTAGGAGTAGGTTCTGATCATTACTACTTTAGTAAAGAAAAGATTGATATCACCAATACGACATCACCATCCAGAACAGCATCAGATAATTACAAGCATTCCAAGATGGCGACTACTTACCTTGAAATTCCGTTGGAACTGCGTTTCCATCAACGCAAGGACGATCTCAACAAAGGTTTCAAAGTGGGTGTGGGTGTAAAAACAGGTTATCTCCTGAATGCACATACACGTTTAGTCAATAACCAGACAGGCCACAACGTTACAGAAGTGGAAAGCAGCAAGTACTGGTTTAACACCATCCGGTTTGCAGGTACAGCGAGGATTGGTTGGGGCAACTATGCCATATTTGGTACTTATGCGCTGAACGATATATTCAAATCCAATAATACTTATGCTGTAAAGGCATATACAGTGGGAATTAGCTTCGGTGGTTTCTAA